In the Topomyia yanbarensis strain Yona2022 chromosome 3, ASM3024719v1, whole genome shotgun sequence genome, one interval contains:
- the LOC131693799 gene encoding transmembrane reductase CYB561D2-like isoform X1, with product MERNDDESTIVPYKQIENYGAIVAGQYSDNRAQSYQNNVISTVMDEVEADEIVSASQGFGGSAANVNEQKQQPPIVRQQQPVRMLGNKLILLNVLANFLMFAISGFITYHCFNKATVLFSWHPTFMSMGYFIFMSQAVLTLSGGNLLTYKRHHKTRIFIHWLLQAVAGILISVAFVCIFLNKVRMGKAHFQTTHGLFGLVTVIATFISIGGGVFTKYGFQMRQLVRPIYSKIGHAIAGTITYVLSMITISLGVYSAWFQEDNNGQVRLALLVGIIAVALYVIINPITATISRVKSAIRTTL from the exons ATGGAACGAAACGATGACGAATCAACGATCGTTCcatataaacaaattgaaaattatggaGCCATTG TTGCAGGCCAATATTCCGATAACAGAGCACAATCTTATCAAAACAACGTTATCAGCACGGTGATGGATGAAGTAGAAGCTGATGAGATTGTTTCAGCATCGCAAGGATTTGGAGGAAGTGCGGCAAATGTGAATGAACAGAAACAACAACCACCAATCGTGAGACAACAACAACCAGTGAGAATGCTGGGTAACAAGCTTATCTTGTTGAACGTGCTAGCGAATTTTCTGATGTTCGCGATATCTGGATTTATCACCTATCACTGTTTCAACAAGGCGACCGTATTGTTCTCGTGGCATCCTACTTTTATGAGTATGGGG TACTTTATCTTTATGTCCCAGGCAGTTCTCACCCTTTCCGGTGGCAATCTGTTGACCTACAAACGCCACCACAAAACGCGAATCTTCATTCACTGGTTACTGCAGGCGGTTGCCGGTATTTTAATCAGCGTTGCATTCGTATGCATTTTTCTTAATAAAGTTCGCATGGGTAAAGCACATTTTCAAACCACGCATGGATTGTTTGGTTTAGTAACGGTCATTGCGACCTTCATCTCCATTGGTGGCGGTGTGTTTACCAAGTACGGATTCCAGATGCGACAACTGGTAAGACCAATTTATTCTAAAATTGGACACGCGATCGCTGGCACTATTACGTATGTGCTGAGCATGATCACAATTAGTCTCGGAGTCTATTCCGCGTGGTTCCAGGAAGATAACAATGGGCAGGTTAGGCTCGCATTGCTGGTAGGAATCATTGCGGTGGCACTGTACGTGATCATCAACCCGATCACGGCGACAATCAGTCGAGTTAAATCTGCTATCAGAACTACACTTTGA
- the LOC131693799 gene encoding transmembrane reductase CYB561D2-like isoform X2, translating to MTNQRSFHINKLKIMEPLVFAGQYSDNRAQSYQNNVISTVMDEVEADEIVSASQGFGGSAANVNEQKQQPPIVRQQQPVRMLGNKLILLNVLANFLMFAISGFITYHCFNKATVLFSWHPTFMSMGYFIFMSQAVLTLSGGNLLTYKRHHKTRIFIHWLLQAVAGILISVAFVCIFLNKVRMGKAHFQTTHGLFGLVTVIATFISIGGGVFTKYGFQMRQLVRPIYSKIGHAIAGTITYVLSMITISLGVYSAWFQEDNNGQVRLALLVGIIAVALYVIINPITATISRVKSAIRTTL from the exons ATGACGAATCAACGATCGTTCcatataaacaaattgaaaattatggaGCCATTGGTAT TTGCAGGCCAATATTCCGATAACAGAGCACAATCTTATCAAAACAACGTTATCAGCACGGTGATGGATGAAGTAGAAGCTGATGAGATTGTTTCAGCATCGCAAGGATTTGGAGGAAGTGCGGCAAATGTGAATGAACAGAAACAACAACCACCAATCGTGAGACAACAACAACCAGTGAGAATGCTGGGTAACAAGCTTATCTTGTTGAACGTGCTAGCGAATTTTCTGATGTTCGCGATATCTGGATTTATCACCTATCACTGTTTCAACAAGGCGACCGTATTGTTCTCGTGGCATCCTACTTTTATGAGTATGGGG TACTTTATCTTTATGTCCCAGGCAGTTCTCACCCTTTCCGGTGGCAATCTGTTGACCTACAAACGCCACCACAAAACGCGAATCTTCATTCACTGGTTACTGCAGGCGGTTGCCGGTATTTTAATCAGCGTTGCATTCGTATGCATTTTTCTTAATAAAGTTCGCATGGGTAAAGCACATTTTCAAACCACGCATGGATTGTTTGGTTTAGTAACGGTCATTGCGACCTTCATCTCCATTGGTGGCGGTGTGTTTACCAAGTACGGATTCCAGATGCGACAACTGGTAAGACCAATTTATTCTAAAATTGGACACGCGATCGCTGGCACTATTACGTATGTGCTGAGCATGATCACAATTAGTCTCGGAGTCTATTCCGCGTGGTTCCAGGAAGATAACAATGGGCAGGTTAGGCTCGCATTGCTGGTAGGAATCATTGCGGTGGCACTGTACGTGATCATCAACCCGATCACGGCGACAATCAGTCGAGTTAAATCTGCTATCAGAACTACACTTTGA
- the LOC131689785 gene encoding histone H2A, sperm-like: MPPIKPTESKNRTKSSRAGLTFPVGRIATALKKGSYADRIGVGASIYMAAALEYLAAEILELSGNAAKDNKKSRIVPRHIQLAVRNDDELSVLLKEVTISEGGVLPNIQAILLPKSTKAKKTQDSSQAGPSQEY; this comes from the exons ATGCCGCCCATCAAACCAACAGAATCCAAGAACCGTACTAAGTCGAGTCGCGCCGGATTGACTTTTCCGGTAGGTCGAATTGCGACAGCGCTTAAAAAAGGCAGTTATGCTGATCGCATCGGGGTCGGAGCAAGCATCTACATGGCAGCTGCCCTAGAGTATCTTGCAGCAGAAATCCTTGAACTGTCTGGAAACGCTGCCAAAGATAACAAAAAAAGCCG TATCGTTCCTCGCCACATCCAGTTGGCCGTACGCAATGATGACGAATTGAGTGTACTGCTGAAGGAAGTAACCATATCAGAGGGAGGAGTACTTCCCAACATCCAAGCGATTCTTCTGCCCAAGAGCACAAAGGCCAAGAAGACGCAGGATTCTTCCCAAGCCGGTCCCAGCCAGGAGTACTAA